The following proteins come from a genomic window of Macadamia integrifolia cultivar HAES 741 chromosome 14, SCU_Mint_v3, whole genome shotgun sequence:
- the LOC122061325 gene encoding serine/threonine-protein phosphatase 5-like isoform X2: MSMGTKNSDIALAEEIKLQANEAFKAHKYSQSIDLYTKAIEINGQNAVYWANRAFAHTKLEEYGSAVLDATKAIEIDPKYSKGYYRRGAAYLAMGKFKEALKDFQQVKKICPNDPDATKKLKECEKAVMKLKFEEAIAVHDSERRSVADSIDYHTIGA; the protein is encoded by the exons ATGAGCATGGGGACAAAAAATTCAGATATTGCACTAGCAGAAGAAATCAAACTCCAGGCTAATGAAGCATttaaag CTCACAAGTATTCTCAATCTATTGATCTGTACACTAAGGCAATTGAAATAAATGGTCAAAATGCTGTGTACTGGGCAAATCGTGCATTTGCCCACACCAAACTGGAGGAATATGGTAGTGCTGTGCTGGATGCGACAAAGGCTATTGAAATTGATCCCAAATATTCAAAG GGGTATTACAGGCGTGGTGCTGCATATCTTGCCATGGGGAAATTTAAGGAAGCTTTGAAGGACTTTCAGCAG GTTAAGAAAATCTGTCCAAATGATCCTGATGCTACAAAGAAGTTGAAGGAATGTGAGAAAGCTGTGATGAAGCTCAAATTTGAAGAAGCCATTGCTGTGCATGACTCTGAAAGACGTTCAGTAGCTGATTCAATAGATTATCATACCATAG GAGCATAA
- the LOC122061325 gene encoding serine/threonine-protein phosphatase 5-like isoform X3 — translation MSMGTKNSDIALAEEIKLQANEAFKAHKYSQSIDLYTKAIEINGQNAVYWANRAFAHTKLEEYGSAVLDATKAIEIDPKYSKGYYRRGAAYLAMGKFKEALKDFQQVKKICPNDPDATKKLKECEKAVMKLKFEEAIAVHDSERRSVADSIDYHTIG, via the exons ATGAGCATGGGGACAAAAAATTCAGATATTGCACTAGCAGAAGAAATCAAACTCCAGGCTAATGAAGCATttaaag CTCACAAGTATTCTCAATCTATTGATCTGTACACTAAGGCAATTGAAATAAATGGTCAAAATGCTGTGTACTGGGCAAATCGTGCATTTGCCCACACCAAACTGGAGGAATATGGTAGTGCTGTGCTGGATGCGACAAAGGCTATTGAAATTGATCCCAAATATTCAAAG GGGTATTACAGGCGTGGTGCTGCATATCTTGCCATGGGGAAATTTAAGGAAGCTTTGAAGGACTTTCAGCAG GTTAAGAAAATCTGTCCAAATGATCCTGATGCTACAAAGAAGTTGAAGGAATGTGAGAAAGCTGTGATGAAGCTCAAATTTGAAGAAGCCATTGCTGTGCATGACTCTGAAAGACGTTCAGTAGCTGATTCAATAGATTATCATACCATAG gTTAG
- the LOC122061323 gene encoding uncharacterized protein LOC122061323, giving the protein MSRSWIARSKEPCFRASPLYWEEVKKFLDHAFSHVDLGGMILCPCVKCINQLLKTREEVFEDLILNGFLRSYTIWSFHGEASTSNTAPDVHNVVCDEGDRFDSTQNMLNELWGRDALEATENRATGEPVMGQNIEAEKFERLMEDAKQELYPGCNKFTKLSFLIQLYHIKCLCNLSDKAFSMLLDLLREALPEPNTLPNSLYEAKKIIKELGLNYVKIDACSNDCMLYWKESATATSCKICGTSRYEKRENKGKKIPVKILRHFPLIPRLQRLYMSTKTSSSMRWHHEQRVDDQRLRHPADSKEWKDFDMRYPDFSKDPRNVRLGLASDGFNPFKTMTLSHSTWPVMVVPYNLPPWMCMKQPFVILTLLIPGPKQPGNNIDIYLQPLIEELKELWHNGVETYDVHKKETFKLHACLLWTINDFPAYANLSGWSTKGALACPCCNKDTSSRWLKYGGKHCYLGHRRFLPSDHRFRRDKRTFDGHEEHRGQPEPLSGYEVLEQLEGVQFPPFGRDDDGKKGRKRKRSLKQPELPLNWKKKSIFFDLPYWKDLIVRHNLDVMHIEKNVCDSIIGTLLDLKDKTKDTMNARLDLKDMHIRPDLHPQIIEGKNKVFIPSACYSLSTKDKDVFCTLINSVKVPDSYSSNIARCVQVKERKISGMKSHDCHILIQQILPVALRNILPKNVRSILMELCQFFRDICDKVGKEDDFKKLEESIVVTLCNLERIFPPGFFDIMVHLIIHLAFEARMAGPVQYRWMYPIERFLKQLKNYMRNRSHPEGSIAEGYLADECLIFLSRYFEGVETIFNRPARNTGSIEVEDSVSLIPSYGKPLGKCEMIRLDMMERIQAHRYILMNYDGIKRYRAQHYEKIMRDLGRRAEPRKVKDSHARKFPKWFNEHVSAKKNMHAGRNSVPRREELHTQPVVVEQQSNVRRSSPYHVPRRENLQSRPVAIEHSPHVHLSDPYHVSHREDLQSQSVPVPQQSSFFRQSEPILDGPSDPQLMEDSHDYDDFMEGTDSDSAPSTIKRRGYARGLKIAHMPKGQKVKVLRNEFGIPCGEETSQLMTWIGTLARTPALIPCNYADWRKIPKEHKDEAFKQIMDKFDLAAGDKKWTLQKLDDRWRNFKFDMKKNVYDRYTTHLERVQNRDKRVPVDQWLDLLHIWDTDNFKAMCTRNKTNREELRTSHTAGKQSFAQVREKKRKEHPDGVPPTRLQLYKVTHTRKDGSPLNDIVEQNMEKMDAELEKKSAEEQMDNDVHEDIFTKVMGPEGHGWVCLMGRGVSPKDWLQSSQDIAEIRRENVELRSEVKCLREQNTKHEELISTMQSQLNMLMQIVVGKQQDGAQNIEAEVAVEG; this is encoded by the exons ATGTCTAGAAGTTGGATTGCAAGGTCGAAGGAACCATGTTTTAGGGCATCCCCATTATATTGGGAGGAAGTAAAAAAATTCCTTGATCATGCATTCAGTCATGTTGATCTAGGGGGAATGATCTTATGCCCATGTGTGAAGTGCATAAATCAATTGTTAAAGACTCGCGAAGAAGTGTTTGAAGATCTCATATTGAATGGATTTCTAAGGAGTTACACAATTTGGAGTTTCCATGGAGaagcttcaacttcaaataCAGCTCCGGATGTACATAATGTGGTATGTGATGAAGGTGATAGGTTTGATAGCACACAGAACATGTTAAATGAGTTATGGGGGAGAGATGCACTTGAAGCAACTGAGAATCGTGCCACAGGTGAGCCTGTAATGGGGCAAAATATTGAGGCAGAGAAGTTCGAGAGATTAATGGAAGATGCAAAGCAAGAATTATATCCCGGATGTAATAAGTTTACTAAGTTGTCCTTCCTTATTCAGCTATATCATATAAAGTGTCTCTGCAATTTGAGTGACAAAGCCTTCTCAATGTTGCTAGACTTATTAAGAGAGGCACTGCCAGAGCCAAATACATTGCCAAATTCCTTGTACGAAGCAAAGAAGATTATTAAAGAACTAGGACTCAATTATGTAAAGATTGATGCATGCAGCAATGACTGTATGTTGTATTGGAAGGAATCAGCCACTGCCACCTCTTGCAAAATATGTGGCACATCAAGGtatgagaaaagagaaaataaaggcaAGAAAATCCCTGTTAAGATATTGCGTCATTTTCCTCTGATCCCAAGGCTGCAAAGGTTATATATGTCTACAAAAACATCTTCTAGTATGCGATGGCATCATGAACAACGTGTTGATGACCAACGGTTACGACACCCAGCTGATTCTAAAGAATGGAAGGACTTCGATATGCGGTATCCAGATTTTAGTAAGGATCCTCGTAATGTGAGGCTTGGTCTAGCAAGTGATGGATTCAATCCGTTTAAGACGATGACTTTATCGCACAGCACGTGGCCTGTTATGGTGGTGCCATACAACTTACCCCCATGGATGTGCATGAAGCAACCCTTCGTCATTCTTACATTGCTTATACCTGGCCCAAAACAACCTGGGAAcaatatagatatatatttgCAGCCTTTAATAGAAGAATTAAAAGAGTTGTGGCATAATGGTGTTGAGACATATGATGTACATAAGAAGGAGACATTTAAGTTACATGCATGCTTGTTATGGACCATTAATGATTTTCCAGCATATGCAAACCTATCGGGTTGGAGCACTAAAGGTGCATTGGCTTGTCCTTGTTGCAACAAGGATACCTCATCTCGTTGGCTGAAATATGGGGGAAAACATTGTTATTTGGGCCATCGTCGATTCCTTCCCAGTGATCACAGATTTCGGCGTGATAAGAGAACTTTTGATGGCCATGAAGAACATAGAGGTCAGCCGGAGCCACTTTCTGGGTATGAAGTGTTAGAACAACTTGAGGGTGTTCAATTTCCCCCATTTGGAAGGGATGATgatggaaagaaaggaaggaagaggaaacgAAGTTTGAAACAGCCCGAGCTCCCACTAAACTGGAAGAAAAAGAGTATATTTTTTGATTTGCCTTACTGGAAAGATCTTATAGTCCGTCATAATTTAGACGTTATGCATATTGAGAAGAATGTGTGTGACAGTATTATCGGCACATTGTTGGATCTTAAAGATAAAACCAAAGATACTATGAATGCACGCCTTGATTTGAAAGATATGCATATACGACCAGATTTGCATCCACAGATTATTGAAGGAAAGAATAAAGTGTTTATTCCCTCTGCTTGCTACAGTTTGTCTACTAAGGACAAGGATGTGTTTTGTACACTTATAAATAGTGTCAAGGTTCCAGACAGTTATTCTAGTAATATTGCACGGTGTGTGCAAGTCAAAGAACGAAAAATATCAGGAATGAAGAGCCATGATTGTCATATTCTGATCCAACAAATTCTACCAGTGGCCTTGCGCAATATTTTACCTAAGAATGTTAGATCAATCTTGATGGAATTATGTCAATTTTTTAGGGATATATGTGACAAAGTTGGTAAAGAGGATGACTTCAAGAAACTTGAAGAAAGCATTGTTGTAACACTTTGCAATCTAGAAAGGATATTCCCACCTGGATTCTTCGATATAATGGTGCATTTGATTATACATTTAGCATTCGAGGCAAGGATGGCTGGTCCAGTCCAATATCGTTGGATGTACCCCATTGAAAG GTTCCTTAAGCAACTCAAAAACTACATGCGCAATCGTAGCCACCCAGAAGGTTCAATAGCAGAAGGTTACCTTGCAGATGAGTGCCTAATTTTTCTATCTAGATACTTCGAAGGTGTAGAAACAATATTTAATCGCCCGGCTAGGAATACAGGTTCAATAGAAGTAGAAGATTCAGTCTCTTTAATTCCAAGCTATGGTAAGCCTCTAGGGAAGTGTGAGATGATTCGATTAGACATGATGGAAAGGATCCAAGCACATCGATATATTCTAATGAATTATGACGGCATAAAAAGATACCGTGC ACAACATTACGAGAAAATCATGAGGGATTTAGGTCGTAGAGCGGAACCACGCAAGGTTAAGGATTCACATGCTCGGAAGTTTCCCAAATGGTTTAATGAGCAT GTGTCAGCAAAGAAAAACATGCATGCTGGACGTAACAGTGTACCTCGTAGGGAGGAGTTGCATACCCAACCTGTGGTTGTTGAACAACAATCTAATGTCCGACGGTCTAGTCCTTACCATGTACCCCGTAGAGAGAATTTGCAGAGTCGGCCTGTGGCTATTGAACATTCACCTCATGTCCACCTGTCTGATCCTTATCATGTATCCCATCGAGAGGATTTGCAAAGCCAGTCTGTGCCTGTTCCGCAACAGTCATCTTTTTTTCGACAGTCTGAACCTATCCTAGATGGACCCTCTGATCCACAGCTGATGGAAGACAGCCATGACTATGATGATTTTATGGAAGGAACGGATTCAG ATTCTGCACCAAGTACGATAAAGAGGCGAGGATATGCAAGGGGCCTTAAAATTGCTCATATGCCGAAAGGCCAGAAAGTGAAAGTATTGCGAAATGAGTTCGGGATACCATGTGGTGAAGAGACATCCCAGTTGATGACCTGGATTGGGACACTTGCACGGACTCCTGCATTGATTCCATGCAACTATGCAGATTGGAGGAAAATTCCAAAGGAACACAAAGATGAAGCATTCAAGCAAATTATG gataaATTTGACCTCGCTGCTGGAGACAAGAAATGGACATTACAAAAACTGGATGACCGATGGAGGAATTTTAAGTTTGACATGAAGAAAAATGTATATGATCGGTATACCACCCACCTAGAACGAGTACAAAATCGTGATAAACGTGTTCCGGTGGATCAATGGCTAGATCTACTCCATATATGGGATACTGACAACTTTAAG GCCATGTGTACCCGTAATAAGACTAATAGGGAAGAGCTCCGTACGAGCCACACAGCAGGGAAACAAAGCTTTGCACAAGTACGGGAAAAGAAG CGTAAGGAGCACCCAGACGGAGTGCCTCCCACTCGACTGCAGCTTTATAAGGTGACGCATACTAGGAAGGATGGATCTCCTTTAAACGACATAGTTGAGCAGAACATG GAAAAAATGGATGCAGAACTAGAAAAGAAATCAGCAGAAGAACAGATGGACAATGATGTGCATGAGGATATCTTCACTAAAGTAATGGGCCCTGAAGGTCATGGATGGGTGTGTTTAATGGGAAGAGGTGTAAGCCCAAAGGATTGGCTCCAGTCATCACAAGACATTGCTGAAATTCGTCGGGAGAATGTCGAGTTACGGAGTGAGGTGAAATGTCTGAGAGAGCAGAACACAAAGCATGAAGAGCTAATATCTACAATGCAATCTCAGCTCAATATGCTAATGCAAATTGTGGTAGGGAAGCAACAAGACGGTGCTCAGAACATAGAG GCTGAAGTTGCTGTTGAAGGTTGA
- the LOC122061325 gene encoding serine/threonine-protein phosphatase 5-like isoform X1 has translation MSMGTKNSDIALAEEIKLQANEAFKAHKYSQSIDLYTKAIEINGQNAVYWANRAFAHTKLEEYGSAVLDATKAIEIDPKYSKGYYRRGAAYLAMGKFKEALKDFQQVKKICPNDPDATKKLKECEKAVMKLKFEEAIAVHDSERRSVADSIDYHTIARYQLPLEHSGV, from the exons ATGAGCATGGGGACAAAAAATTCAGATATTGCACTAGCAGAAGAAATCAAACTCCAGGCTAATGAAGCATttaaag CTCACAAGTATTCTCAATCTATTGATCTGTACACTAAGGCAATTGAAATAAATGGTCAAAATGCTGTGTACTGGGCAAATCGTGCATTTGCCCACACCAAACTGGAGGAATATGGTAGTGCTGTGCTGGATGCGACAAAGGCTATTGAAATTGATCCCAAATATTCAAAG GGGTATTACAGGCGTGGTGCTGCATATCTTGCCATGGGGAAATTTAAGGAAGCTTTGAAGGACTTTCAGCAG GTTAAGAAAATCTGTCCAAATGATCCTGATGCTACAAAGAAGTTGAAGGAATGTGAGAAAGCTGTGATGAAGCTCAAATTTGAAGAAGCCATTGCTGTGCATGACTCTGAAAGACGTTCAGTAGCTGATTCAATAGATTATCATACCATAG CTCGGTATCAGTTGCCACTAGAACATAGTGGCGTCTAG